One window of the Manihot esculenta cultivar AM560-2 chromosome 14, M.esculenta_v8, whole genome shotgun sequence genome contains the following:
- the LOC110630867 gene encoding uncharacterized protein At1g28695 encodes MDFCRGMHISKDHSSSSYLAAIFGLLFVGCVYVLIANPDRSNTFVAFRDYISQPSTAVCTFNFFLLNISSFFCSSPLHIDALEAALAATSTANKTLIIAMVNKAYVEGDKPMLDMFLDSFWLGEDTRDLVNHLLLVTVDQTSFERCNFLRLHCYKLETDGVAFDGEEVYMSDDFIKMMWRRTLFLSDVLKRGYNFIFTDTDVLWLRNPFPRLSLNESTDLQISTDEFNGDEWSEGNPINTGFYMVRSNNKTISLFESWYARKNSSAGQKEQDVLDRMMHEGVFRKLELRVRFLDTLYFSGFCQDSRDIRAVSTVHANCCRTISAKIADLTVVIQSWKTLKSSPSPSANVTSTFGRLKHVACRESWKNL; translated from the exons ATGGATTTTTGCAGGGGCATGCATATCTCAAAAGATCACAGCAGTAGCAGCTACCTTGCTGCTATCTTCGGTCTTTTGTTTGTTGGCTGTGTCTATGTGCTCATCGCCAACCCAGATAGATCCAATACTTTTGTTGCTTTCCGAGATTATATTTCGCAACCCTCTACGGCGGTATGCACCTTTAATTTCTTTCTCTTAAatatttcttctttcttttgttc TAGCCCTCTTCATATAGATGCCCTTGAAGCAGCTTTGGCCGCGACATCAACAGCTAACAAGACGCTGATAATTGCGATGGTGAACAAGGCCTACGTAGAGGGTGATAAGCCAATGCTAGACATGTTCTTGGATAGCTTTTGGCTTGGGGAAGACACTAGAGATTTAGTGAATCATCTTCTGCTTGTTACTGTGGATCAAACGTCCTTTGAACGGTGCAATTTTCTCCGGCTTCATTGCTATAAACTAGAAACTGATGGTGTAGCTTTCGACGGAGAGGAAGTTTACATGTCCGATGATTTTATCAAGATGATGTGGAGAAGAACTCTGTTTCTCAGTGACGTGCTAAAGAGGGGCTACAACTTTATTTTTACG GATACTGATGTACTGTGGCTAAGGAACCCGTTTCCAAGGCTGAGCCTAAACGAGAGCACAGATCTTCAGATCAGCACCGATGAGTTCAACGGCGATGAGTGGTCAGAAGGCAACCCGATAAACACCGGGTTTTACATGGTAAGATCCAACAACAAAACCATTTCATTGTTCGAGTCATGGTATGCAAGGAAAAACAGCTCCGCCGGACAGAAAGAGCAAGATGTTTTAGACAGAATGATGCATGAAGGAGTGTTCAGAAAGCTAGAGCTTAGAGTGAGGTTCTTGGATACCCTCTATTTTAGTGGCTTCTGCCAAGATAGCAGGGACATCAGGGCTGTTTCCACCGTTCATGCCAATTGTTGCCGGACGATTAGTGCCAAAATTGCTGATCTAACAGTTGTTATCCAAAGTTGGAAGACACTCAAgagctctccctctccctctgccaatGTCACATCCACATTTGGAAGGTTGAAACATGTAGCCTGCAGGGAATCTTGGAAAAATTTGtga
- the LOC110630865 gene encoding probable pterin-4-alpha-carbinolamine dehydratase, chloroplastic, with protein MATTNPFLYFPPLPKFSPPLYRRFDFSVLNRTRMATVRTCATGGDLLGDFGARDPFPEEIESGFAEKVLGNVDTEHKILIPNISALALSQQECTPISPLQDPMSKDDAQKLLKKVLGWRLLDEEDGLKLQCLWKLRDFKCGVELINRIYKVVESSGHFPNLHLEQNNQVRAELWTSSIGGLSMSDFIIAAKIDEIKTSDLAPRKRIWA; from the exons ATGGCTACCACCAATCCCTTTCTCTATTTCCCCCCTCTTCCTAAATTTTCTCCTCCACTCTACCGCCGGTTCGACTTCTCTGTTTTGAATCGGACTAGAATGGCTACAGTGAGAACTTGTGCTACGGGAGGGGACTTGCTGGGTGATTTTGGGGCCAGAGATCCTTTCCCTGAAGAGATAGAGAGTGGATTTGCGGAGAAAGTTTTAGGCAATGTTGATACTGAGCATAAGATTCTTATTCCCAACATCTCTGCTCTCGCTCTTTCCCAGCAAGAGTGCACTCCTATATCTCCCCTCCAGGATCCCATGTCTAAGGATGATGCTCAAAAGCTCTTGAAGAAG GTTCTTGGCTGGAGGCTGTTGGATGAAGAAGATGGGCTTAAACTGCAATGCTTGTGGAAATTGAGAGATTTTAAATGTGGGGTTGAACttattaatagaatttataaGGTTGTAGAATCTTCTGGCCATTTTCCGAATCTGCATTTGGAGCAGAACAACCAAGTCAGAGCTGAACTATGGACTTCCTCCATTG GAGGCCTGAGTATGAGTGATTTCATTATAGCTGCCAAAATTGATGAGATTAAGACATCAGATCTTGCCCCTAGAAAAAGAATATGGGCATAG